One genomic segment of Brachionichthys hirsutus isolate HB-005 chromosome 13, CSIRO-AGI_Bhir_v1, whole genome shotgun sequence includes these proteins:
- the LOC137902825 gene encoding four and a half LIM domains protein 3-like, which produces MSDQFNCKNCNESLCGCKYIQVENNPHCIPCYNRLHANTCQQCKEIIDPNAKELFYDNRYYHAHCFRCFRCDRSLADEPFTSQGDALVCSDCYCNEFSSKCSACDKIVMPGSKMLEYDGSTWHEDCFMCHGCGKQIGAEAFIPDKSNYYCVPCYEGRFAPQCSHCKKALTKGGVTYKDEVWHKECFLCIGCKAPLAGQPFTSHGESPYCVKCFSTMYAKKCAGCNSAITGFGDGKYVSFEDRQWHQPCFKCSRCSVSLVGSGFFPDRGQILCTDCNNDD; this is translated from the exons ATGAGTGACCAGTTCAACTGCAAAAACTGCAACGAGTCCCTCTGTGGATGCAAATACATCCAGGTGGAGAACAACCCTCACTGCATCCCTTGCTACAACCGCCTGCATGCCAACACCTGCCAGCAATGTAAAGAAATCATTGATCCTAATGCCAAG GAGCTCTTCTATGACAACAGATATTACCACGCTCACTGCTTTCGCTGTTTCCGCTGTGACCGCTCTCTGGCAGACGAACCCTTCACTAGTCAGGGAGATGCGCTGGTCTGCAGCGACTGCTACTGCAACGAGTTTTCCTCCAAATGTTCAGCTTGTGACAAGATAGTCATGCCAG GATCGAAGATGTTGGAGTACGACGGCTCCACGTGGCACGAGGATTGTTTTATGTGCCACGGCTGTGGGAAGCAGATCGGTGCAGAAGCCTTCATCCCAGACAAAAGCAACTATTACTGCGTGCCATGCTACGAGGGAAGGTTTGCTCCTCAGTGCAGCCACTGCAAAAAG GCTCTGACTAAAGGAGGGGTGACCTACAAGGATGAGGTATGGCACAAAGAATGTTTCCTCTGCATCGGCTGCAAAGCTCCTCTGGCCGGCCAGCCCTTCACCTCGCATGGAGAAAGTCCGTACTGTGTCAAGTGTTTCAGCACCATGTATGCCAAAAAGTGTGCCGGCTGCAACTCGGCCATCACAG GGTTTGGAGATGGGAAGTACGTTTCTTTCGAGGACCGGCAGTGGCACCAGCCGTGCTTCAAGTGCTCACGCTGTTCTGTGTCACTGGTGGGATCCGGCTTCTTTCCCGACCGTGGCCAGATTCTGTGCACGGACTGCAATAATGACGACTGA